The following are encoded in a window of Methanobacteriales archaeon HGW-Methanobacteriales-1 genomic DNA:
- a CDS encoding cation transporter, whose product MQQINRISKKEISTIMHHTGDVCLLLGIAILIPIITSLIYHEPQYIVPFLSASIVTMLFGAISRKLFKKEGSMTLKVAMVFSTLIWLIVCALSALPYYFSGELSYLNAYFEAMSGFTTTGFSMYPNLDVVSYTIHFWRAFTQWLGGLGIIFLVLALLRSTGADVMRLYIAEGREERLLPSVKHTTRVIVYIYAGFTVLGIILFILAGMPIFDSIFQTFVTLSTGGFGMHNTSILFYNNVWIEIVAMIIMMIGATNFALHFTVIKGNWREYFKDIETKVAYSLIIIATILVTFMLLKNHIYGSGLLENLRFAIFQVVSAVTTTGLQTAFYPDILKQWIGLGIFLITLLMIIGAGSGSTGGGIKWLRFGILIKSMVWQVKSFILPGKAIIPKKIHHVSELKVTDDVLRFVGAFVFTYFVVYIASVILVLLYYNNISQVIFEVASALSNVGLSSGLLTASSPAVVKIVFIIDFWMGRLEIWPVLLLAFITIKNISRR is encoded by the coding sequence ATGCAACAAATAAATCGAATTAGTAAAAAAGAAATAAGTACTATTATGCATCATACTGGCGATGTATGTCTTCTTTTAGGGATCGCCATTCTAATACCAATTATAACTTCATTAATTTATCATGAACCTCAATATATAGTTCCTTTTTTATCTGCATCTATAGTTACCATGTTATTTGGTGCCATAAGCAGAAAATTGTTTAAAAAAGAAGGAAGCATGACCCTTAAAGTGGCCATGGTTTTTTCAACTTTAATATGGCTGATTGTATGCGCTCTGAGTGCACTGCCCTACTATTTTTCCGGCGAATTATCATATCTTAATGCTTATTTTGAGGCCATGTCAGGTTTTACCACCACTGGTTTCAGTATGTACCCTAATTTAGATGTAGTTTCTTATACCATACACTTCTGGCGCGCATTTACCCAATGGCTCGGCGGTTTAGGAATAATATTTCTGGTTTTAGCTCTTTTAAGATCCACTGGGGCCGATGTTATGCGTTTGTATATTGCAGAAGGTCGTGAAGAAAGATTACTTCCTAGTGTAAAACATACTACTCGTGTTATTGTTTATATTTATGCCGGATTCACCGTTCTGGGAATAATTCTCTTTATTTTAGCCGGAATGCCTATTTTTGATTCTATTTTCCAAACATTTGTTACACTATCCACTGGTGGATTTGGAATGCACAACACCAGTATTCTATTTTACAATAATGTTTGGATTGAAATTGTGGCCATGATTATTATGATGATTGGAGCCACCAACTTTGCCCTGCACTTTACGGTGATAAAAGGTAACTGGAGGGAGTATTTTAAGGATATAGAAACCAAGGTGGCCTACAGTCTGATAATCATAGCCACCATCCTGGTTACATTTATGTTGCTTAAAAACCATATTTACGGTTCTGGCCTATTGGAAAACCTTCGATTTGCCATTTTCCAAGTAGTATCTGCGGTAACCACCACTGGGCTGCAAACTGCATTCTATCCAGATATTCTTAAACAATGGATTGGTTTAGGCATATTTTTAATCACCTTACTAATGATTATTGGTGCCGGATCTGGTTCTACAGGTGGAGGTATTAAATGGCTGAGATTTGGAATACTAATTAAAAGTATGGTCTGGCAGGTTAAGTCATTCATATTACCCGGCAAAGCCATAATCCCCAAGAAAATTCACCACGTGAGTGAATTAAAGGTAACTGATGATGTGTTAAGATTCGTTGGAGCATTTGTATTTACCTATTTCGTAGTTTATATTGCCAGTGTAATCCTAGTTCTGCTTTATTACAATAATATTTCCCAAGTAATCTTTGAAGTGGCCTCTGCCCTGAGTAATGTGGGCCTTTCCAGCGGATTGCTGACTGCCAGCTCTCCAGCAGTAGTAAAAATCGTTTTCATCATTGATTTCTGGATGGGACGGTTAGAAATATGGCCCGTGCTTTTATTAGCATTTATAACCATTAAAAATATTTCCAGAAGATAA
- a CDS encoding AraC family transcriptional regulator: MQIEEKVVAEEQHALINYIGPIEDMGDLINEIAAWIEDNAIQVAGSPFAIYYTSPKDDAEKVTYDIGFPVLGEIQGTSRIVIATIPEHTVISAKYKGPYSDLPDVYKAMVEFVMINKYDVIGSPKEIYYNSPEDVSVNELVTEVQFPVIKM, translated from the coding sequence ATGCAAATAGAAGAAAAAGTTGTGGCAGAAGAGCAACATGCCTTAATAAATTATATAGGGCCTATTGAGGATATGGGAGACCTTATAAATGAAATAGCCGCTTGGATAGAAGATAATGCGATTCAGGTTGCAGGATCCCCTTTTGCGATTTATTATACCAGTCCCAAGGACGATGCTGAAAAGGTTACTTATGATATTGGATTTCCAGTACTGGGCGAAATCCAGGGGACATCCCGAATTGTTATAGCTACCATACCAGAGCATACTGTTATTTCAGCCAAATATAAAGGGCCTTACAGTGATTTACCAGACGTTTATAAGGCCATGGTAGAGTTTGTAATGATTAATAAATACGATGTTATTGGTTCACCAAAAGAAATATATTACAACTCTCCAGAGGATGTTTCAGTCAATGAATTAGTTACTGAAGTCCAATTCCCAGTTATTAAAATGTAG